The nucleotide sequence CCGCGCGCGAGGCCGAGCCATGGGCGGCGGCGATGGCCGCAGCCATGGCGGCGACCCGCGGGTCGACCGGCTGGGCGAGTTCCTCGCCGACCAACGCCCGCAACTCGGCCGTCGGATCAGGCGGCGAGGCGGACAAAGGAAAGCGGCGACGCCGGGGTCAGGGTGATGGGCTTGCCGATCCCGGCTTCGAACCGCTCGCCGTCGAGGAAGACGGACGAGCGATCGCCTTCGATCGAGATTTCGTCGGCTTCCTCGACATGGACGCCGTCGACCTTGTTGCGGCCGAGCCGCCCGGCAATTCCCGCAACCAGGCCGCGCACCATCGAGCTGGAGCGATGCTCCACCGCGACCAGCTTGAGCGGACCCTTGCCAGCGGTGCGCAGGTCGCTGCCGAGGAGGAGCTTCTCGAGCGTCGTCACCGCGAGCAGGGCAAAGCGCCCGCTGAGCGTGCCGTGGCGGCGGACGGTAATCTCGATCGGGGCCGGGCTCGGCGGCAGGAACTTGCCCCGGAGGCCGATGAACTGGCGCACCATCACCGCCACCGCCGTGATGACGTGGCTGAGGCCGTTCGGAAGTCCGAGCGGATAGATCTTGTCGCGGCAGTAGAGCATGGTGTCGGCAAGGCCCGCCCCGCCGAGGAACATGCCGATCACCGGCTTGGCCGCGCCGTCGCTGCTGAGCGCGATCAGCTGCCGCGCGACGATATGGTCGGTGAGATCGCCTTCCGCGAGCTCGAGCAGCCGCTTCAGCGCTTCGACCGGATCGCCCTGCGCACCGAGATCGAGAGCGATGAGATTCGTCTTGCCGTTGGGCAGCACCGCCAGCGGCGGCCGCTCGCCCTCGAAATGATTGCCGTTGACCAGTTCGGTCAGCGCCGCCTGGACCGTCCCGTCGCCACCGTTGATGGCCAGCACCTTGGGCCGGACCCGGGCGATGGTCCGGAGCGCAGCGCCGATCTGGTCGGCCTTTTCCACCTCATAGTGGAAGATGTCCGGATGCTCGGCGCAGAA is from Sphingomonas sp. LHG3406-1 and encodes:
- a CDS encoding diacylglycerol kinase family protein; translation: MSKARIALLSNPRSTGNLSQLPRIRAFCAEHPDIFHYEVEKADQIGAALRTIARVRPKVLAINGGDGTVQAALTELVNGNHFEGERPPLAVLPNGKTNLIALDLGAQGDPVEALKRLLELAEGDLTDHIVARQLIALSSDGAAKPVIGMFLGGAGLADTMLYCRDKIYPLGLPNGLSHVITAVAVMVRQFIGLRGKFLPPSPAPIEITVRRHGTLSGRFALLAVTTLEKLLLGSDLRTAGKGPLKLVAVEHRSSSMVRGLVAGIAGRLGRNKVDGVHVEEADEISIEGDRSSVFLDGERFEAGIGKPITLTPASPLSFVRLAA